One window of Athalia rosae chromosome 2, iyAthRosa1.1, whole genome shotgun sequence genomic DNA carries:
- the LOC105686802 gene encoding neuroendocrine protein 7B2: protein MHRVITLLSIAALCSASMQYMPPLKEEHLFTDLLLRELVDRMGNEFIDVPENYMDFPYGSRMQNDYEKVKEIPGEMPLDYDGMDTPNPNPSIRDQEYLQHSSLWSHQRTNGNNNVNDRHRIQAAGLKGVKDEKTETNLPAYCTPPNPCPIGYTSEDHCITDFENTAAFSRDYQSAQDCMCDTEHMLDCTIESENNNALSNVHISNSDFDQIVEQFQHENPFFQGEKLPIAAKKGINVGY, encoded by the exons ATGCATCGTGTAATTACGCTGCTTTCGATAGCCGCCCTGTGCAGCGCCTCGATGCAATACATGCCGCCACTAAAG gaggaGCATTTATTCACCGATCTGCTTCTTCGGGAACTGGTTGACCGTATGGGAAACGAGTTTATCGACGTTCCTGAGAACTACATGGATTTTCCGTACGGCTCACGAATGCAGAATGATTACGAAAAAGTGAAGGAAATACCAGGAGAGATGCCGCTTGACTACGACGGCATGGACACTCCGAATCCAAATCCTAGCATCCGCGATCAGGAGTATTTGCAGCACAGTTCGCTTTGGAGTCATCAGCGAACCAACGGCAACAACAACGTCAACGACAGGCACAGAATCCAAGCGGCCGGCTTAAAGGGTGTCAAAGACGAAAAAACTGAGACAAATTTACCGGCGTACTGCACCCCACCGAACCCATGCCCCATTGGCTACACAA GCGAGGACCACTGCATAACGGATTTTGAAAACACCGCCGCATTCAGCCGCGATTACCAAAGCGCTCAGGACTGTATGTGTGATACTGAGCACATGTTAGATTGCACTATTGAATCTGAAAATAACAATGCTCTATCGAATGTGCATATTTCGAATTCAGATTTCGACCAGATCGTTGAACAATTTCAG CATGAAAATCCATTTTTCCAAGGAGAAAAGTTACCGATCGCGGCTAAGAAGGGTATTAATGTCGGTTACTAG
- the LOC105686792 gene encoding TATA-box-binding protein, giving the protein MTSTTQSDNELKRLLNNPVKNVTDEVSMAPPLSTNVPRPSTSQNVNPQSMMNPMLPAFSKKESIQPSLQNIVSTVNLGVELKLMYINTRTRNSEYNPARFTGLIMRIRDPRSTALIFRSGKLVCTGARCEEDSYLAARKFARIIQKLGFPVKFMNFKIHNIVATCDLKFPIKLENLNHMHGQFSSYEPELFPGLVYRMVLPRVVLLIFVNGKIVLTGAKSRAEIQDALSNIHPILKSFRKQ; this is encoded by the exons ATGACTTCAACAACTCAAAGTGACAACGAGTTGAAAAGGTTATTGAACAATCCAGTGAAAAATGTCACAGATGAAGTCTCTATGGCTCCACCCCTTTCG ACAAACGTTCCGAGACCAAGTACATCACAAAATGTTAATCCACAATCCATGATGAACCCTATGCTTCCAGCATTCAGTAAAAAGGAATCCATACAGCCATCGTTACA AAATATAGTATCAACTGTCAACTTGGGGGTGGAATTGAAACTCATGTACATAAACACTAGAACAAGAAACTCTGAATATAATCCTGCACGTTTTACTGGACTCATAATGCGAATACGAGATCCGAGATCAACAGCTCTGATATTCAGGTCTGGTAAATTAGTATGTACTGGTGCAAGATGTGAAGAAGACTCGTATCTAGCTGCGAGAAAATTCGCCAgaattatacaaaaattagGATTTCCA GTAAAGTTcatgaattttaaaatccaTAATATTGTCGCTACTTGTGATCTCAAGTTTCCCATCAAATTGGAAAACTTGAATCACATGCATGGTCAGTTTTCCAGTTACGAACCCGAACTTTTCCCTGGCTTAGTATACCGCATGGTTTTGCCGAGGGTTGTACTCCTAATATttgtaaatggaaaaattgtccTGACTG gTGCCAAAAGTCGGGCGGAAATACAAGATGCTTTATCGAATATACATCCCATACTAAAAAGTTTTAGAAAACAATGa
- the LOC105686773 gene encoding nuclear transcription factor Y subunit gamma-like translates to MSVFFVNANQESEEIEGDSNGDLQIASPGNSEAQQALGQFWPKVTEEIKKITTMDLKTQSLPLARIKKIMKLDGDVKMISAEAPMLFSKAAEIFIHELTLRAWVHTEDNKRRTLQRNDIAMAITKYDQFDFLIDIVPRDELKQTKAQNDNSVRTSMNSDQVHYYFQLAQQQASANQGVQNNGSTSQPIQIVQPSTGQIQTINIGSPVEQDNSTSSSGQTVTVTSPQASSGQQVIQLQQTQQSPTSQAGGIQIVQQIVTPSGEIQQIPIQLTPQQLQMIRMQVQGGSNQPIIIQAAPIQAQPQLIQVSQGGQTPVYLQTTSNDNE, encoded by the exons ATGTCCGTTTTCTTCGTTAACGC AAATCAAGAGAGTGAAGAAATTGAAGGAGATTCAAATGGCGATCTACAAATTGCTTCACCTGGGAATTCAGAAGCCCAGCAAGCATTGGGTCAATTTTGGCCCAAAGTTACAGAGGAGATCAAGAAAATAACCACC atGGACCTCAAAACCCAATCTTTACCTCTGGCAAGGATAAAGAAGATTATGAAATTAGATGGAGATGTAAAAATGATCAGCGCCGAAGCTCCAATGTTATTTTCAAAGGCTGCAGAAATATTCATCCACGAATTGACACTACGAGCATGGGTTCATACAGAAGACAACAAGAGACGTACCCTGCAAAGAAACGATATTGCCATGGCAATCACAAAATACGATCAGTTTGATTTTCTCATAGATATTGTCCCTAGAGACGAATTGAAACAGACCAAAGCCCAGAATGACAATTCTGTGCGAACCTCCATGAACTCTGATCAAGTCCACTACTACTTTCAACTAGCTCAGCAACAAGCCTCTGCGAATCAAGGTGTTCAGAACAACGGTTCAACTTCTCAACCCATACAGATTGTACAACCTTCCACTGGGCAAATTCAAACTATCAATATAGGCAGCCCCGTTGAACAG gatAATTCCACATCGAGTTCGGGACAAACAGTGACAGTAACAAGTCCACAAGCTTCAAGTGGTCAGCAAGTTATACAATTACAACAGACGCAACAATCGCCCACTTCACAAGCAGGGGGAATCCAAATAGTACAACAAATTGTCACACCTAGTGGAGAAATACAGCAAATACCT ATTCAACTGACGCCACAACAGTTGCAAATGATCCGAATGCAAGTCCAAGGAGGCAGTAATCAACCCATCATCATACAAGCTGCCCCGATACAAGCTCAACCACAATTAATCCAAGTCTCTCAAGGCGGCCAGACACCTGTGTATCTACAAACAACTAGTAATGACaacgaataa
- the LOC105686563 gene encoding intraflagellar transport protein 52 homolog isoform X1, with amino-acid sequence MHPVSDSDVQNVVIFDASKNERRLNEEFKILQRKLKPKWKFIENSDVLSQESLATGKVLVLPGPRNKFTELEMNAIKTFMNSGGNVLVMLGEGGENKFNTNINFLLEEFGIMVNNDSVVRMSYSQTLHPKECLISEGLSNKSVFVKNRNEYIGLKYLYPYGATLNVVQPSAVALSSGSVAIPTNRPICAYYASTSNAGKLVVLGSSRMLTDNYIEKEKNDLFREMLFEFFESESAATKDIQPDDIDYWEYNFVPDTTQQADNPKVCTQELDNIEIPREYTKLFKQHFYSINLNMIPECIKAYEVLGVKKQPLTLITPQFETPLPPTQASVFPPSFQELPPPALELFDLDEAFSSDLLKLSQLTNKYLANKDQSNEMELDYYIREFGGIIRIPNAETCSAKEVLNNIFQKLASFKKIRN; translated from the exons ATGCATCCCGTTAGCGATTCGGACGTTCAGAACGTCGTAATATTTGATGCGtcaaaaaatgagcgaagactGAACGAAGAgttcaaaattcttcaaagaaaattaaaaccaaAATGGAAATTTATTGA AAACAGCGATGTTCTGTCGCAAGAATCTCTGGCAACAGGCAAAGTTTTGGTATTACCTGGACCGCGAAATAAATTTACAGAACTGGAAATGAATGCTATTAAAACTTTTATGAATTCTGGAGGTAACGTTTTAGTAATGCTTGGGGAaggtggagaaaataaattcaacactAACATCAATTTCCTGCTCGAAGAATTTGGTATCATGGTGAACAATG ATAGCGTTGTTCGAATGAGTTACAGTCAGACTCTACACCCAAAAGAGTGTCTGATTTCCGAGGGATTGTCGAATAAATCTGTTTTCGTAAAAAATCGTAATGAGTATAT AGGTTTGAAATACTTGTATCCGTATGGTGCAACTCTGAATGTGGTGCAACCATCTGCTGTCGCTCTTTCGAGTGGGTCTGTCGCGATACCAACAAACAGACCGATCTGCGCTTATTACGCATCGACATCAAATGCTGGAAAACTAGTGGTTTTGGGATCATCAAGAATGCTCACTGACAATTATatcgagaaagaaaagaacgatCTGTTTCGTGAAAtgctctttgaatttttcgaatcggaaTCCGCGGCGACAAAGGACATTCAACCAGACGACATTGAC TATTGGGAGTACAATTTCGTACCAGATACCACACAGCAAGCGGATAATCCGAAAGTTTGCACGCAAGAATTGGACAATATTGAAATACCACGAGAATAtacgaaattattcaaacaacATTTTTACTCGATAAATCTGAACATGATCCCTGAATGCATCAAGGCATACGAAGTTCTAGGGGTGAAAAAACAGCCATTGACTTTGATAACTCCGCAATTCGAAACTCCGTTGCCACCAACGCAGGCGTCG GTGTTCCCTCCGAGTTTTCAAGAACTTCCACCACCAGCATTGGAACTCTTTGATTTGGATGAAGCCTTCAGTTCAGACCTCCTTAAGTTGTCTCAGTTAACGAATAAATACTTGGCCAACAAAGATCAATCAAACGAGATGGAGTTGGACTACTACATAAGAGAATTCGGAGGAATAATTCGAATACCTAATGCCGAAACGTGCTCCGCAAAAGaagttttgaataatattttccaaaaattggcTAGTTTCAAGAAAATTCGTAATTAA
- the LOC105686563 gene encoding intraflagellar transport protein 52 homolog isoform X2 → MHPVSDSDVQNVVIFDASKNERRLNEEFKILQRKLKPKWKFIENSDVLSQESLATGKVLVLPGPRNKFTELEMNAIKTFMNSGGNVLVMLGEGGENKFNTNINFLLEEFGIMVNNDSVVRMSYSQTLHPKECLISEGLSNKSVFVKNRNEYIGLKYLYPYGATLNVVQPSAVALSSGSVAIPTNRPICAYYASTSNAGKLVVLGSSRMLTDNYIEKEKNDLFREMLFEFFESESAATKDIQPDDIDYWEYNFVPDTTQQADNPKVCTQELDNIEIPREYTKLFKQHFYSINLNMIPECIKAYEVLGVKKQPLTLITPQFETPLPPTQACSLRVFKNFHHQHWNSLIWMKPSVQTSLSCLS, encoded by the exons ATGCATCCCGTTAGCGATTCGGACGTTCAGAACGTCGTAATATTTGATGCGtcaaaaaatgagcgaagactGAACGAAGAgttcaaaattcttcaaagaaaattaaaaccaaAATGGAAATTTATTGA AAACAGCGATGTTCTGTCGCAAGAATCTCTGGCAACAGGCAAAGTTTTGGTATTACCTGGACCGCGAAATAAATTTACAGAACTGGAAATGAATGCTATTAAAACTTTTATGAATTCTGGAGGTAACGTTTTAGTAATGCTTGGGGAaggtggagaaaataaattcaacactAACATCAATTTCCTGCTCGAAGAATTTGGTATCATGGTGAACAATG ATAGCGTTGTTCGAATGAGTTACAGTCAGACTCTACACCCAAAAGAGTGTCTGATTTCCGAGGGATTGTCGAATAAATCTGTTTTCGTAAAAAATCGTAATGAGTATAT AGGTTTGAAATACTTGTATCCGTATGGTGCAACTCTGAATGTGGTGCAACCATCTGCTGTCGCTCTTTCGAGTGGGTCTGTCGCGATACCAACAAACAGACCGATCTGCGCTTATTACGCATCGACATCAAATGCTGGAAAACTAGTGGTTTTGGGATCATCAAGAATGCTCACTGACAATTATatcgagaaagaaaagaacgatCTGTTTCGTGAAAtgctctttgaatttttcgaatcggaaTCCGCGGCGACAAAGGACATTCAACCAGACGACATTGAC TATTGGGAGTACAATTTCGTACCAGATACCACACAGCAAGCGGATAATCCGAAAGTTTGCACGCAAGAATTGGACAATATTGAAATACCACGAGAATAtacgaaattattcaaacaacATTTTTACTCGATAAATCTGAACATGATCCCTGAATGCATCAAGGCATACGAAGTTCTAGGGGTGAAAAAACAGCCATTGACTTTGATAACTCCGCAATTCGAAACTCCGTTGCCACCAACGCAGGC GTGTTCCCTCCGAGTTTTCAAGAACTTCCACCACCAGCATTGGAACTCTTTGATTTGGATGAAGCCTTCAGTTCAGACCTCCTTAAGTTGTCTCAGTTAA